Below is a window of Equus quagga isolate Etosha38 chromosome 1, UCLA_HA_Equagga_1.0, whole genome shotgun sequence DNA.
TTTGATTCTGAAATGAAATTATAAGAATAAGCAagcaataacagaaaataaaaaatacgaAAATAAGGGACTGGCACTACTAGGTATTAAAGCACAGATTGTATCTACACTCAGGGAGACAATGTAGAGCCACTGTAAGGTCAGATAGATCAAGGAAGAGAACAGGAAACCTAGAAATAAAGCCTGTAAATACAGAAATTTAGAACAGGTTTATGAGCCCTCATCGCCAATTCAAAAATctcaaaaagctctgaaaacaaaacatttttttcaaaaccaGTTTGGAGGCAAAACTGGAAGTTAACTGACATGAGGTTATCCGAAACCTTTTTAAATCCCGCTTAGAAGGGGGTACTCGGAAGTTTCACTGCAGAAACAGCAATGTGTTTGAGTGCTGGGTGCAGCAGAGGTGTTACAGAATGCGCGGTATATTCCATATATATCTTTTCTGAAGTGTTGGGACAATCTcagaaatagattaaaatataaaGGAGTGAGAGTAAAATTTTCACTAACTTGTCCTTTCCTTTGTGTCTCAAACAGAAAAGTGTCTAATTCAGTGTTTTTATATGTAGAAGCCTTTGAAAGCAGTTGACTTTATTACTCAAGGAAGGGCTCCAAACTCCGTTATATTTTAAGGCTGCTTATGGAAGAGAGGGGGTTACTAATTGTTCCTGCTTACTTTAAATGGATAAACATAAGTAGTTTCTACGTATAAGCTGAGTGGAGAGGCTCAATGGAAAAGGAGAgacagcagaagagaaagagcatGGTTGATCTAGGGAGATACTCAAAGAGAAGGGTCAGGATAGGAttcagagcagagagaggcacTGACCAGAGATGAAGGAGTGTGGCCTCCTCCCCAAgctggaggggagaaaagaaggacaaCTCCATGTGTGGGGATTCGGAAGTTGGAGGTTTCCCATAGCAGGAACAGGAACATTTCCTCTGTAAATTATCAGGTGAGAGTTAGGAATGTTAGGTTAAGGGAGTAGGTAGCTTCAGGAGAGCAAGGAAACCATTGAATTTGTCACAGTGGGAAAGGGGAGTGTGTGTACTTGGGTGGAgacggggagagagagagactgtgtgtctgtatgcgtgtgtgtgtgtgtgtgtgtgtgtgtgtgtgtgttttcagaaCCCCAGGACTATCAGGGACTAAAGAAGCCCTAAGCAGAGTCTCATACCTTGAAGTTCACCGAGTCCTCTCCTCCCCTATTAGCAAAGCAGTTTGTAGCTAGGAGCCTTCTATACTCTTGTGTCCTCCTCTGGCCACAACAGTAATAGTAGCTTGTCCATCTTCAGACTGAGGGCCCCTTTTGCTCTGGCTACTGCTGCCTCCCCATGGGCAGTGAACTGTTCCTGGCTCCTGGGAGTACTCACTCAATAACTATCTCTAGGGCCCACCTGGCACAAGATTACCAAGAAGctgatgaagaaagaaatataagttACATGAACTGAGCATGAGCTTTCCTCAGGACTGAGGGAGACAAAAGAAGAGTAGATGATAAGGAAGAGTACCAGATTCTCTTAGAGTCAAAAAGACTCAAAACAGCATTAACTGGATGCCTTAACACTTCAGGCTTTACCAAGAAGAGACCTTGAAGAGGGCTGCTTTGAGTTTGAACATGACTCCAGACCTAGCATTGATTGGGCACTAAGCCTGCTTTGTGCCGAATCCTGTTGGACCCCTCTGCAGAAGACGCCTACTGCTGGACGTTCTTTTACATGCTGGAGCCCTGCTTTGGAGACAGTTGACAGCCTGGCTCAAATTGCAGAGTATAGTTTGCACCCAGGACAGCCCTACTCAGTGAGGAGGTAAGTGAGTCAGACATACCTCTAACTCAACCAAGGGCTTCAAATGTTCTCAAGGAAGGATCTGGATGGGCACCAGTTCTACATTTCTTATTAGAACTGGCAACTGGACCAAGGAtggggaagattgttgctcaAAGTCAGAAAATTAAGTAGTAACTATCCTACAAGTTTGAGCTGTCTCCCCACTTGCCCATTTGggacttttctgttttgtttcttcatgcACCAGAgtttgaacaacaacaaaaaaaaaacttttttaagaaGGAGGATGGGTGGAGTGGTGAATATGGAAACCAAAGAGGTAGTCTTTCTCCCTACCTCTGTCCAAAGTTACCCTAAGTcacttgttttcaaaattattttctttgctaaatattttgttcgttggaaaaaaaaaaaaaaaaaaaaaagctcactgAGAAAGCTACCTATATACAAAACAGATAAATGAGGAGCTATGGTGATTGTAGTACATGGGGATTGGGGGAGAGACCCACACGTGACTAGCCTCTTCGTGCCTGTGGTGGCCCCTGTCAGCACTGGGCATACATTGGGCTCTGTGGAACCCCAAAAAGGACTCTGGAAAACTTTCACTGGAGTCTGGGATCCTAGGGATTTCTAAGGCTCATTGAGGCTAGTGTTCTGCCTCCAGATGGGATCAAAATGTGGCATAGTAGCTTCTGGAAGAGTGTAATATGAGtgtggaagattttttaaaaagtgaaatttgctACTGTTTTTAGGAAAGAGGACAAGAAGGGAACTTTTATTTATATGAGTAAATCCTAATCCTTCACATCTACAATGACTTACTTGATTCATCACCACCAGGACTTCTTCAGGTGCTTCAGGAAGGGAAACAGGATGGGAAACTAGAAGGGCCATCTCTGATACTCTAATCCTCCACCTCTGCAGAGTTCCACTTCTTTTAGTCTGAATTGCTCTTGGTCCTCAATCTGGCTTTTCCCCTGGCCCAGAAGCCCCCATCTGTGTTCTAAGAGGTGAAACCCCTGATACCCATATCTCTGTGAGCACTGGGACATCCTCGGTAAGAAGTTCCAGACAAGTCAATGGCCCAAACTTCCAAGCCACCTCATATACCTGCCTGTGTTCCCAAGTCACCTCAGGAGAAAGCATAATCTCCAAACtaggaaatatttttcccataAACAAACTTTTGCAGTGTTTCAAAGTAGGAAAATCATGGGATTTGGAGTCCGAGAACCTTGGATGAGAGTCCCAACTCCACCACTTTGTAAAGTCTATGACTCTGTATGTCACTTAACCTTTCCGACCCACAGAAATGGGGTTAGTAATAGTATGCCACAAGGttttctaaggattaaatgaggtcaagAGCATACAGACCTTGTTAGAGTGCCTGACATAAATTATGCATTAAATAAGAGTTATTATCATATGAGTAAGGGTGTTAGTAGGTGGTGGCAGGAAGGAGGATGTGTGAAATGAGGTTTGAGAGAGTCAaggcaaggaggaaaaaaagtaagatgtTTTGCTGATGGGTTAAAACATGTAAAATGCAGGCGGTAAGTCAGTGTATCCCACCAGGAGAGGGAGAATGTCTggagagaagaaatgatgaagaaatcTTGGGAATCAGGCTTGGAGGGACTGGAAGCCAGAAAGcacttttcctatttttaaaaaaaatgcattcagtGAAAACATAATCttacagaataaatgaaatatttaatttaaaaagtatgcaTGAACTTGACACTCAACAGttcacaaatttttatttaccaTATTCCATTTCAGTCTTCCTCATATagggtttttttaacttttataaaatatttcatagattATGAAGACTTTTCACATTTGGCctcatttttatccccattttgcattTGAGAAGGTTATATCTTGAATAGGTTTTGCAGCCAGTAATCAGCAAGAGCCTTATGACTCTGAGTCTAGTGCTCATTTTACCACCACAGCAGCTGCTGTAGAACCTTAGGGTATATTGCAAATCCACAGGACCAAGGAAAATGGTGGTCCATCCTGTCCCCTTAATCCACACCAGTCTCAGTGCAAAATTCCttaaatccacaaatatttattgtctgtgTATGAAGCAGTTGAAAGAGAACTGGATGTGAAATCAGAAAATCTGGCCTATTCTTGGCTCTGAGACCATGCAGCTATGGTGCAAGTCATGTCACCCTTCTGTCCCACATTGTCCTCATCTAGAAATATGAGGTCAGATAACACATCTCTGTTTACACGTCAGAAAAGATGTACAAGAATTTAAGCTCTAATTGTTCTGGAAAGTAGCCTCCCACAAAAGGATCTCTCTTGCTTTGCCTCTGGTGTCTTTCTACTTGTTGCAACTTCTCGGGTTCACCAGGTCTTGGATGATATCAGGTGCTGAGGAAACGCTGTGGAAGAGCATGAGAGGTTAGAGACTGTGAGGGGTCTATCATCTAAAAAGTGACAGGGCTGGTAGCAATGAGTTTAAAAGAAGAGTTTGTAGCTCAGgaagcattcattctttcatttgataAATGTTGATTTAGAGCCTTCTACCCAGGTCTACTTCATTGACTGCAACACTTTCCTGATCCTCTTCTCTTACTAAAAAATTACAGAGTCAGTTTCAATTACTGTGCACTTAGGAATGCATCTGtggacaaaaaaaagaaaaaacagacaaagatgcTGGCCTTTGTATAATATAAATTCTAGCAGTTAGAGATAAATTCTTTTCATGTACTAAATGAGTCAATTatccaatatattaaaaagtgttAAATGTTACAGGGAAAAAGAAGGTGAACTTGATAAGGAGAACTTAGGCAGGAGAAAGTTGCAATGTTTAATAGGGTAGTCAGAAATTTCTCTATCCTGAGATCCAATTTCTGGCTTGATACTAAAAAGTGAATCCTTTATAGGTTAAAAAAGAATCCTATTCACTGAGAATGACTCAGCTCATTGCCCCACCAAGTGAGTAAGTATTTGCTTCTTTTTGGGGATAGTATATCTAAGAAACCATGAAAAATCTTAGCATCATTGAAGAATTTGTGCTTCTGGGATTGTCCAGTGACACAGATATTCAGACCGTGCTCTTTGTTCTCTTCCTGGGAATTTACCTCCTGACCCTGATGGGGAACCTGATGATGATCCTGGTGATCAGGTCCgattcccacctccacacccccatgtacttcttccttggACATTTGTCTTTCCTAGACATGTGCTACTCTTCAGTCACTGTGCCCAAGATGCTGAAGAATTTCCTGTCTCAGAAGAAAACCATCTCGGTGTGGGGCTGTATCACCCagagtttctttttcattctttctgggGGTGCTGAGAGCTGCTTGCTCTCTGctatggcctatgaccgctatgctGCCATCTGCCACCCTCTGCTCTACACTGTGGTCATGAATAGACCTCTCTGCACTGCAATGGTCAGTGCAGCATGGATGACGGGGTTTCTGAACTCACTAGTGAATAATCTTTGTATCCAGAGCTTA
It encodes the following:
- the LOC124227907 gene encoding olfactory receptor 8S1-like; translation: MKNLSIIEEFVLLGLSSDTDIQTVLFVLFLGIYLLTLMGNLMMILVIRSDSHLHTPMYFFLGHLSFLDMCYSSVTVPKMLKNFLSQKKTISVWGCITQSFFFILSGGAESCLLSAMAYDRYAAICHPLLYTVVMNRPLCTAMVSAAWMTGFLNSLVNNLCIQSLKFCGPNIISHFSCELPSLFPLSCSDPMANTILLAGSTAFLGLVTLPPILFSYSKIMFAILSISSSGGRGKAFSTCSSHLTVVLLFYGTALFRYISPPSGSVLERVVSIQYGVITSLINPLIYSLKNQEVKAALQRTLHQQMCVFGVRNGNRMFAL